CGCCGACATAGAGGACGCCGACGCCCTCGGCCTTCAGCTTGGAGACGAGCGCGGTGTAGTCCTTCTCGCCGGCGGTGTAGGCCTCGTAGAGCGCCGGCTTGCCGCCGAGCTTCTCGTAGGCCGCCATGGTCGCGTCGGCGAGGCCCTGGCCGTAGGCGGTCTTGTCGTGGATGAACGCCACCTTCTTGTCGGCGTAGTTGTCGATCAGGAACTGACCGGCGACGTCGCCCTGCTGGTCGTCACGACCGCACATGCGGAAGATGCCGGGGCCGGGGCGCTCGTCGGTGAAGGTGGGGTTGGTCGAGGCCGGCGAGATCATGATGATGCCTTCCTCGGCGTAGACGGCCGAGGCCGGGATCGACGAGCCCGAGCAGAAGTGGCCGGCCACGAGCTGGACGCCCTGTCCCGCGAACTGGTTGGCGACCGCGACCGCCTGCTTCGGATCGCAGGCGTCGTCGCCGATCTCGAGCTTGAGCTGCTCGCCGTTGACGCCGCCGGCGGCGTTGATGTCCTCGACGGCCATTTCCGCGCCGGCCTTCATCTGCGCGCCGAACGAGGCGTACTGCCCCGTCATCGGGCCGGCGGTGGCGATGACGATGTCCGCAAGAGCGGGGCTCGAGAAAACCAGGCCGAGCGCCGCGCCTGCCAAAAGTGCCTTCTTCATG
This portion of the Aquamicrobium sp. genome encodes:
- a CDS encoding branched-chain amino acid ABC transporter substrate-binding protein, giving the protein MKKALLAGAALGLVFSSPALADIVIATAGPMTGQYASFGAQMKAGAEMAVEDINAAGGVNGEQLKLEIGDDACDPKQAVAVANQFAGQGVQLVAGHFCSGSSIPASAVYAEEGIIMISPASTNPTFTDERPGPGIFRMCGRDDQQGDVAGQFLIDNYADKKVAFIHDKTAYGQGLADATMAAYEKLGGKPALYEAYTAGEKDYTALVSKLKAEGVGVLYVG